The Triticum aestivum cultivar Chinese Spring chromosome 7B, IWGSC CS RefSeq v2.1, whole genome shotgun sequence genome window below encodes:
- the LOC123161615 gene encoding homeobox-leucine zipper protein ROC7, translating into MPGGMMIPGRNMIGRSNGAGVAYASSSSSALSLGQNLMDGMHHHQLPAMLQHQMVDHHLLLPQHHHHPHQQAATSESDARGPHGGGNNNSSNNNEELEMSKSGTGSDNNLDGEGGGGGGGENDEQEDPAGQHPRKKKRYHRHTQHQIQELEAFFKECPHPDDKQRKELSRSLSLEPLQVKFWFQNKRTQIKTQHERQENTALRTENEKLRAENMRYKEALANASCPNCGGPAAIGEMSFDEHHLRVENARLRDEIDRISAIAAKYVGGKPGSGVAVASASYPPLPPQSSGRSALDHLGMPGMFGGAEFDKPMVIELAVAAMEELVRMAQLGEPLWVPSLDGEALGEEEYARAFPRGALGPKSPELRSEASRETDVVIMNHVSLVEMLMDVRQWSALFSSIVSRAATLDVLSTGVAGNHDGALQLMSAEFQMPSPLVPTRDTQFLRYCKQHPGGAWAVVDVSLDDGLRSAARVGGHFRRRASGCLIQEMPNGYSKVTWVEHVEAGDDAMVHDLYRPLVNSGLAFGARRWTSTLKRQCERLASAMATVPSSGGDVITTAEGRRSMLKLAERMTASFCGGVTASTTHQWTTLSGSGAEDVRVMTRKSVDDPGRPPGIILNAATSFWLPVPPSRVFGFLRDDSTRSEWDILSNGGVVQEMAHIANGSHHGNAVSLLRVNNANSNQSNMLILQECCTDATGSYVVYAPVDVVAMNVVLNGGDPDYVALLPSGFAILPDGPAGAPDAGGSLLTVAFQILVDSVPTAKLSLGSVATVNSLIACTVDRIKAALVVSPGDNAGTAAR; encoded by the exons ATGCCCGGAGGGATGATGATCCCTGGACGCAACATGATCGGCCGGAGCAACGGCGCCGGCGTCGcctacgcctcctcctcctcctccgcgctcTCCCTCGGCCAG AACTTGATGGATGGGATGCACCACCACCAGCTCCCAGCGATGCTGCAACACCAGATGGTtgatcaccatcttcttcttccccagCACCATCATCACCCCCACCAGCAGGCGGCCACGAGCGAGAGCGATGCCCGGGGCCCCCACGGAGGgggcaacaacaacagcagcaacaacaatgaAGAGCTGGAGATGAGCAAGTCAGGTACTGGCAGCGACAACAACCTCGACGGCgaaggcggcggtggcggtggcggggaGAACGATGAGCAAGAGGACCCGGCCGGCCAGCATCCCCGGAAGAAGAAGCGTTACCACCGTCATACCCAGCACCAGATCCAGGAGCTTGAGGCCTTCTTCAAGGAGTGCCCCCACCCCGACGACAAGCAGCGCAAGGAGCTCAGCCGCAGCCTCTCCCTCGAGCCCCTCCAGGTCAAGTTCTGGTTCCAGAACAAGCGCACCCAGATCAAG ACGCAGCACGAGAGGCAGGAGAACACGGCACTCAGGACGGAGAACGAGAAGCTGAGGGCGGAGAACATGAGGTACAAGGAAGCGCTGGCCAACGCGTCGTGCCCAAACTGCGGCGGGCCGGCGGCCATCGGGGAGATGTCCTTCGACGAGCACCACCTGCGCGTCGAGAACGCGCGCCTCCGCGACGAGATCGACAGGATCTCCGCCATCGCCGCCAAGTACGTCGGCGGCAAGCCCGGCTCCGGGGTGGCTGTGGCCTCCGCCTCCTACCCGCCACTGCCACCGCAGTCTTCCGGCCGCTCTGCGCTCGACCACCTGGGCATGCCCGGCATGTTTGGCGGTGCTGAGTTCGATAAGCCGATGGTGATCGAGCTGGCCGTGGCTGCCATGGAGGAGCTGGTCCGGATGGCGCAGCTCGGGGAGCCTCTCTGGGTGCCATCCCTCGACGGCGAGGCGCTCGGCGAGGAGGAGTACGCTCGCGCTTTCCCACGGGGTGCACTCGGCCCCAAGTCGCCGGAGCTCCGGTCCGAGGCGTCGAGGGAGACAGATGTTGTCATCATGAACCACGTCAGCCTCGTTGAGATGCTCATGGACGTGCGTCAGTGGTCGGCGCTCTTCTCGAGCATCGTGTCCCGGGCGGCCACGCTTGATGTTCTCTCCACCGGCGTCGCCGGCAATCACGACGGCGCGCTGCAGCTCATGTCTGCCGAATTTCAGATGCCGTCGCCCCTGGTGCCGACGCGGGACACCCAGTTCCTGCGCTACTGCAAGCAGCATCCGGGCGGCGCATGGGCCGTTGTCGACGTCTCCCTCGACGACGGTCTCCGTTCCGCTGCGCGGGTGGGCGGGCACTTTCGCCGCCGCGCCTCCGGCTGCCTCATCCAGGAGATGCCCAACGGCTACTCCAAGGTGACGTGGGTGGAGCACGTCGAGGCCGGTGACGACGCGATGGTGCACGATCTGTACAGACCCCTGGTGAACTCTGGGCTGGCATTCGGCGCGCGGCGGTGGACGTCGACGCTGAAGCGGCAGTGCGAGCGGCTGGCGAGCGCTATGGCCACCGTGCCCTCCTCAGGCGGCGACGTGATTACGACGGCGGAGGGGCGGAGGAGCATGCTGAAGCTGGCGGAGAGGATGACGGCGAGCTTCTGCGGCGGGGTGACTGCGTCGACGACGCACCAATGGACGACGCTCTCTGGCAGCGGCGCGGAGGACGTGCGCGTGATGACCCGCAAGAGCGTCGACGACCCCGGCCGCCCACCGGGTATCATCCTCAACGCCGCCACCTCCTTCTGGCTCCCCGTCCCTCCCTCCCGCGTCTTCGGCTTCCTGCGCGACGACTCCACCCGCAGCGAATGGGACATCCTCTCCAACGGCGGCGTCGTCCAGGAGATGGCCCACATCGCCAACGGCAGCCATCACGGCAACGCCGTCTCCCTCCTCCGCGTCAAC AACGCGAACTCGAATCAGAGCAACATGCTGATCCTGCAGGAATGCTGCACGGACGCGACGGGGTCGTACGTGGTGTACGCGCCGGTGGACGTGGTGGCCATGAACGTGGTGCTCAACGGCGGGGACCCGGACTACGTGGCGCTGCTGCCGTCCGGGTTCGCCATCCTTCCTGACGGGCCGGCCGGGGCGCCGGATGCCGGCGGGTCGCTCCTCACCGTCGCCTTCCAGATCCTCGTCGACTCCGTGCCTACAGCCAAGCTCTCGCTGGGATCCGTCGCCACCGTCAACAGCCTCATCGCGTGCACCGTCGACCGCATCAAGGCCGCCCTCGTCGTCAGCCCCGGGGACAACGCCGGCACCGCCGCCCGGTGA